A DNA window from Impatiens glandulifera chromosome 7, dImpGla2.1, whole genome shotgun sequence contains the following coding sequences:
- the LOC124945242 gene encoding 2-oxoglutarate and iron-dependent oxygenase JMJD4, with translation MGFELLNIGGRVEKVNGKNLTYAEFAERFLSKNKPVLLTGLMVDWRASKDWVLDDGRPNLPFFSSHFGDSKVQVADCSSREFSDQRRTELLVSEFIDHWVSVQDDDSDHKPSNEFGCKSPLYLKDWHFKKEYQDYIAYTTPLFFSDDWLNMYLDKFRMHTDPDYQEKDEIVCSDYRFVYMGAKGTWTPLHADVFRSYSWSANVCGKKLWYLLPPSQSHLVFDRNMKTSVYDILEETDQVKFPGFKEAIWLECTQAQGEIIFVPSGWYHQVHNLEDTISINHNWFNAYNLCWVWDLLLRDYKEAKEYIEDIKDICDDFEGLCQRNLAANTGMNYQDFFIFMVRLSFGNLVLLYQLVKENETSGELSMHKGRQIILNLESARDIAMKMMKAGSPGLLVNFKETIEDPTFVRLCLDLERIYLMIHEPRREQTTEDLTRDLVDLDLLDSSAFVGSPEDLANLIYKGLRKLTK, from the exons ATGGGGTTTGAGCTACTAAACATCGGAGGCCGAGTTGAGAAGGTGAACGGAAAGAATCTTACTTACGCCGAATTCGCCGAGAGATTCCTCTCCAAGAACAAGCCTGTACTTCTTACTGGCCTCATGGTCGATTGGAGAGCCAGCAAAGATTGGGTCCTTGACGACGGACGTCCCAATCTTCCTTTCTTTTCATCTCATTTCGGCGATTCCAAAGTTCAG GTAGCTGACTGTAGCTCCAGAGAGTTTTCTGATCAAAGGAGAACTGAACTATTAGTTTCAGAGTTCATTGATCACTGGGTTAGTGTTCAAGATGATGATTCTGATCACAAACCAAGTAACGAATTCGGATGTAAATCCCCTTTGTATTTGAAAGACTGGCATTTCAAAAAG GAATATCAAGACTATATAGCATACACAACTCCCCTATTTTTCTCCGATGACTGGCTGAATATGTATCTTGACAAGTTTCGAATGCACACAGATCCTGATTATcaagagaaagatgaaatagTTTGCTCTGACTATCGGTTTGTTTACATGGGAGCAAAAG GTACATGGACTCCCTTACATGCCGACGTGTTTAGATCTTACAGTTGGTCAGCAAATGTATGTGGCAAGAAATTGTGGTATTTGTTGCCTCCAAGTCAGTCTCATCTAGTGTTTGATAG aaatatgaaaacatcagttTACGATATTTTAGAGGAAACAGATCAGGTGAAGTTCCCGGGGTTTAAGgag GCCATCTGGTTGGAATGTACTCAAGCTCAAGGAGAAATCATCTTTGTCCCCAGTGGTTGGTATCATCAAGTTCATAATCTG GAAGACACAATATCAATAAATCACAACTGGTTTAACGCCTATAACCTTTGCTGGGTG TGGGATTTACTTTTGAGGGATTATAAAGAGGCAAAGGAGTACATTGAAGACATAAAAGATATATGCGATGACTTTGAGGGACTCTGTCAGAGAAACCTAGCAGCAAATACAG GCATGAATTATCAagatttcttcattttcatggTACGGCTATCCTTTGGAAACTTGGTCCTACTCTACCAACTTGTTAAGGAGAATGAAACATCCGGTGAGTTGTCAATGCATAAAGGACGTCAAATAATTTTGAACCTGGAGTCTGCACGCGATATTGCCATGAAGATGATGAAAGCAGGAAGTCCCGGTTTGTTAGTCAATTTCAAGGAAACCATTGAGGATCCAACATTCGTTAGACTATGCCTGGATTTGGAGAGGATATATTTAATGATACACGAACCACGACGTGAGCAGACCACTGAAGATTTGACCCGGGATTTGGTGGACTTGGATCTTCTTGACTCATCTGCTTTTGTGGGTTCTCCTGAAGATTTGGCAAATTTGATCTATAAAGGTCTAAGAAAGCTTACTAAGTAG
- the LOC124945360 gene encoding 50S ribosomal protein L25, with product MLNPRRLLYRTHHFRQFSQSAAALLLDDPHVPFSYLDGFPKPDPKYAEIIKAVPRAISGKNISAKERKVGRVPSIVFEQEDGQHGGNKRLISVQTNQIKKLVTQLGRSFFLSRVFELEVRPDFDSDDIVEKVRVLPRQLHLHAGTDKVLNVTFIRAPSHALLKVDVPLVFRGEDVSPGLKKGSYFNIIKRTVKFLCPADIIPPYIDVDLSELDAGQKLVMRDLKFHPALKLVQSEDLPVCKIMGGRASDKAADQQKPAK from the exons ATGCTGAATCCGCGGCGACTTCTCTACAGAACTCACCATTTCCGTCAATTCTCCCAATCAGCGGCTGCCCTTCTCCTTGACGATCCCCATGTCCCTTTCTCCTACCTCGACGGGTTTCCAAAACCTGATCCCAAATACGCTGAAATTATCAAGGCAGTACCTCGCGCAATCTCTGGCAAGAATATCTCTGCCAAGGAACGAAAGGTCGGTCGAGTCCCCAGCATAGTGTTCGAGCAAGAAGACGGCCAACATGGCGGCAACAAGAGACTCATTTCGGTCCAAACTAATCAGATCAAGAAACTCGTTACCCAGCTCGGAAGGTCCTTCTTTCTATCCAGGGTTTTTGAACTCGAGGTTCGCCCCGATTTCGACTCCGATGACATTGTGGAGAAGGTTCGCGTCTTGCCTCGCCAG CTTCATCTACATGCTGGTACTGATAAGGTGCTCAATGTCACCTTCATAAGGGCCCCTTCACATGCTTTATTAAAGGTCGATGTTCCACTTGTTTTCAGAGGAGAAGATGTATCACCTGGACTTAAAAAAG gttcttattttaacataataaagaGGACTGTTAAGTTCCTGTGCCCAGCAGATATAATCCCTCCATATATTGATGTGGATCTGAGTGAGTTGGATGCGGGTCAGAAGTTGGTGATGCGAGATCTGAAGTTTCATCCCGCTCTCAAGCTTGTTCAATCAGAGGATCTACCCGTATGTAAAATTATGGGAGGAAGGGCATCTGATAAGGCAGCCGATCAACAAAAGCCAGCAAAATAA
- the LOC124945024 gene encoding uncharacterized protein LOC124945024 → MSSTKIGPSISCIATSLSSPSKQWRTSQVSLSRGLFTRDLLVAKHLRAVKGQSNKFINGQLKMRRSVSIRLCISEVSEGQVVDDELIAEEPVIESVASISKDSYYVDDPLVPSESNGGKPGSVSFYNRSYKGDYLLPSQAKNGNSLLWFISPAILVASFIFPSLYLRRILSAVFEDSLLTDFLILFFTEALFYCGVAVFVFLIHHLRRPLGAVSAVYDRNMSPKLWHRISSVAVLVLSLIIPMVTMGLVWPWTGPAASATLAPYLVGIVVQFAFEQYARYTKSPSWPVIPIIFQVYRLHQLNRAAQLVTALSFTVRGAEMSSHNAAISSSLGTLLSVLQLLGVICIWSLSSFLMRFYPSPVVAEE, encoded by the exons ATGTCTTCAACTAAAATTGGGCCATCCATTTCTTGCATCGCTACTTCCCTCTCTTCCCCATCCAAACAGTGGAGAACTTCCCAG GTGAGCTTATCCAGGGGATTATTTACCAGAGACCTTCTTGTTGCAAAACATCTGAGAGCTGTTAAAG GACAGTCGAACAAGTTTATAAATGGGCAGTTGAAGATGAGAAGGTCAGTTTCAATTAGGCTTTGCATATCTGAGGTGTCTGAAGGTCAGGTGGTAGATGACGAGCTCATAGCAGAAGAACCGGTGATCGAAAGTGTCGCTTCTATCTCCAAGGATTCATATTATGTAGATGATCCACTTGTCCCTTCTGAATCCAACGGTGGAAAACCCGGTTCAGTTTCATTCTACAATCGGTCTTATAAGGGTGATTATCTTTTGCCTAGCCAAGCAAAGAATGGGAACAGTCTATTGTGGTTCATCAGTCCGGCTATCCTTGTTGCCTCTTTCATTTTCCCATCTCTTTATCTCCGTAGAATACTCTCTGCTGTATTTGAGGATTCTCTATTGACGG ATTTCCTTATATTGTTTTTCACAGAGGCTCTCTTTTATTGCGGGGTTgctgtttttgtttttctaatacACCATTTGAGGAGACCTCTTGGAGCCGTTTCTGCAGTTTATGACAGAAATATGAGCCCTAAGTTGTGGCATCGGATCTCTTCTGTGGCAGTTTTGGTACTCAGTCTCATTATTCCAATGGTGACGATGGGCCTTGTTTGGCCTTGGACTGGTCCAGCAGCTTCTGCCACTCTTGCTCCATATCTTGTTGGTATAGTGGTGCAGTTTGCGTTTGAACAATACGCAAGATATACAAAATCGCCTTCCTGGCCCGTTATTCCCATTATTTTTCAA GTTTATAGACTGCATCAACTAAATAGAGCAGCTCAACTGGTGACGGCTCTCTCCTTCACTGTAAGAGGAGCTGAGATGTCGTCGCACAATGCAGCGATAAGCAGTTCTCTTGGCACCCTTCTCAGTGTTCTTCAATTGTTAGGTGTCATTTGCATTTGGTCTCTCTCGAGCTTCCTCATGAGGTTTTACCCTTCGCCTGTTGTAGCCGAGGAGTAA
- the LOC124944789 gene encoding uncharacterized protein LOC124944789: MSRKGSGVTNSFAYNVYGFVLALQVWSYEIIQNLVPKFATRKDVDGPFRPRILLYQSKRKNTFQEMQSAFNNAVFSKMQESSEETSLYSGEDFEHINNSYDDFKAAIKRRSLRNMSPPSATSTPPSSPPREPAPASHVQIKDAEVGKKVGKKKDESDEDELEIVNTPPPLPKKVILVTRRNRRPKNDPDFTDPNLKQPKLKDPITVNPLLKYDDQLLHQLQTWLKDPNTDNNKIELHTILGDKAVFRRMLKRFTWLTDDEIDAGCFILRRRAWVYPKTYKKNFFIGDCWLHTRFTAEYVAFNKSRIEFDIENFFEYFLGDESNYRNSWKVCDDIYIPLNIKDVHWILCVVRLQQWRVDVYDCDPGCYANLDEFVLPMCQMIPVIFDKALPLEDKQRFPLLNPDSVLPYTRRPESEVPKATKSGDCGVFVLMYIEYLTAGLNLQEVTSNEMKAWREKWAVRLFHGIVDP, encoded by the exons ATGTCCAGGAAAGGGAGTGGAGTTACTAATTCTTTTGCTTATAACGTGTATGGGTTTGTACTAGCACTACAAGTGTGGAGCTATGAGATCATTCAAAACTTGGTCCCTAAATTCGCCACAAGGAAAGACGTTGATGGCCCTTTTCGCCCAAGGATACTGTTGTATCAATCGAAAAGGAAGAATACATTTCAGGAGATGCAATCTGCCTTTAACAACGCCGTGTTTTCTAAGATGCAAGAGTCCTCCGAGGAGACGAGTTTGTACAGTGGGGAGGATTTTGAACACATTAACAATTCAtacgatgattt CAAAGCAGCCATCAAGCGTCGTAGCCTGCGTAACATGAGTCCCCCATCCGCAACTTCAACACCTCCATCATCACCTCCACGTGAACCTGCACCGGCATCTCATGTTCAGATAAAGGATGCTGAA GTGGGGAAGAAGGTTGGGAAGAAGAAAGACGAAAGTGACGAAGATGAACTGGAAATAGTGAatactcctcctcctcttcctaagAAAGTCATATTGGTCACGCGAAGGAATAGGAGGCCGAAGAATGATCCAGATTTCACCGACCCCAATCTGAAACAGCCCAAGTTAAAAGATCCTATCACCGTCAATCCACTTCTAAAATATGACgatcaacttcttcatcaattgcaaacatggcttaaagatccaAACACTGACAACAACAAAATTGAGCTCCATACTATATTAGGTGATAAGGCAGTATTTCGCCGAATGCTAAAAAGGTTCACCTGGCTCACTGATGAT GAAATCGATGCAGGTTGCTTCATTCTGAGAAGAAGAGCTTGGGTATATCCAAAGACATATAAGAAGAACTTCTTTATTGGAGATTGTTGGCTCCACACCAGGTTCACTGCTGAGTACGTTGCGTTTAACAAAAGTCGTATTGAGTTTGACATTGAAAACTTTTTCGAATACTTCTTGGGCGATGAAAGCAACTATAGGAATAGTTGGAAAGTAtgcgatgatatatatattcctttgaaCATCAAAGACGTCCACTGGATACTTTGTGTTGTCCGTCTACAGCAATGGCGCGTAGACGTATATGACTGCGATCCTGGATGTTATGCTAATCTTGATGAGTTTGTGCTACCGATGTGCCAAATGATTCCGGTTATATTTGACAAGGCATTGCCTCTTGAAGATAAACAAAGATTTCCCCTGCTCAACCCTGATTCCGTTTTGCCATACACAAGACGTCCAGAGTCAGAAGTTCCCAAAGCAACTAAGAGTGGAGATTGTGGTGTATTTGTACTAATGTATATTGAGTACTTGACTGCAGGTCTGAATCTACAAGAAGTGACCTCAAATGAGATGAAAGCTtggagagaaaagtgggcagtgaGGTTATTTCATGGAATTGTAGATCCATAg